In the genome of Rhodamnia argentea isolate NSW1041297 chromosome 3, ASM2092103v1, whole genome shotgun sequence, one region contains:
- the LOC125312543 gene encoding telomerase Cajal body protein 1-like, which yields MVEEEEQRQLSPLDEPTVAAHQDYSWPAIRFDVPPQRAYHFHKQFRTDQKPNNFLKGVKWSRDGTCFLSSSEDNTLRVFTLPDYGVDDSAKASSSDVDQDSFTANHVVTEGESVYDFCWYPYMSATDPVSCVFASTTRDLPIHVWDATTGQLRCTYRAYDAVDEITAAFSIAFNPAGNKIFAGYNKSIRVFDVHHPGRDFEKHSTLQGNKEGQTGIISAIAFSPAHTGMLATGSYSQTTAIYREDNMELLYILHGQQGGVTHVLFSKDGNLYTGGRKDPFIMCWDVRKAVDVVYKLYRSSEDTNQRIYFDVEPLGRYLGTGSQDGLVHIYDLQTGQWISGFQAASDTVNGFSFHPFLPMAASSSGHRRFEVPEEDDAVFHLRGDENCLSIWSFAFDSARYSVDDGDGGADLVAASYEKGQQDS from the exons atggttgaagaagaagagcagcgTCAACTGAGCCCGCTCGACGAACCCACAGTGGCCGCTCATCAAGACTACTCATGGCCCGCCATTCGGTTCGATGTCCCTCCTCAAAGAGCCTATCATTTCCACAAACAGTTCAGAACTGACCAGAAGCCGAACAACTTTCTTAAAGGCGTCAAATG GTCACGTGATGGGACTTGCTTTCTCAGTAGTTCAGAGGACAATACACTTCGTGTGTTCACTTT ACCAGACTATGGGGTTGACGACAGCGCAAAGGCAAGTTCGTCTGATGTTGATCAAG ATTCCTTTACAGCAAATCATGTTGTGACGGAAGGCGAATCGGTTTATGATTTCTGTTGGTACCCATACATGTCTGCTACAG acCCAGTTAGCTGTGTATTCGCGTCAACTACTCGTGATCTTCCAATTCATGTCTGGGATGCTACTACTGGACAG CTACGTTGCACATACAGGGCTTATGATGCTGTGGATGAAATTACAGCTGCATTTTCAATTGCATTTAATCCTGCGGGGAACAA GATCTTTGCTGGATATAACAAATCCATAAGAGTGTTTGACGTACATCACCCTGGTAGAGATTTTGAGAAGCACTCAACacttcaaggaaacaaagaaggtcaaacaG GTATTATATCTGCCATTGCTTTCTCTCCAGCTCATACTGGAATGCTGGCAACTGGCTCCTACAGCCAGACTACTGCAATCTACAGAGAAGATAACATGGAACTCTTATACATCCTACATGGTCAACAAGGCGGGGTTACCCAT GTGTTATTTTCGAAAGATGGAAACTTATATACTGGAGGACGAAAG GACCCTTTCATTATGTGCTGGGATGTTCGCAAGGCTGTTGATGTCGTCTACAA GTTGTACCGGTCATCTGAAGATACCAACCAGCGCATATACTTTGATGTTGAACCTCTAGGTCGATATCTTGGTACAGGCAGTCAG GATGGTCTAGTTCATATATATGATCTTCAAACTGGCCAGTGGATTTCAGGCTTTCAGGCTGCATCAG ATACAGTAAATGGCTTCTCTTTTCATCCGTTTCTGCCAatggctgcttcttcttccggGCACCGAAGATTTGAGGTTCCTGAGGAGGATGATGCAGTATTTCATTTGAGGG GTGATGAGAACTGTCTCTCAATCTGGAGCTTTGCTTTCGATTCCGCACGTTACAGCGTggatgatggagatggaggcGCTGATCTTGTGGCCGCGTCCTATGAAAAGGGGCAACAGGATTCTTGA